The following are encoded in a window of Castanea sativa cultivar Marrone di Chiusa Pesio chromosome 5, ASM4071231v1 genomic DNA:
- the LOC142635374 gene encoding uncharacterized protein LOC142635374 → MASTIDSSQSVLTSTTNSSQSMPSSSTATADEYDNNPYFLPANENPSFVLTSQPLTGPKNYMSGTRLVFLALSSRNKFGFVNGSITKPDPNSPFFNSWSRCNTTILSWLINSVNMELKASVMYINNVRDPWIELKDRLSQGNTPRLFELEKEISHLSQGSLSMSSYFTKFKTLWDEFSNYQPYTVFNCACTCGSKSSQLDAQHKEHVFRFLMGLNDSMEIHWSNLVL, encoded by the coding sequence ATGGCTTCCACGATTGATTCTTCACAATCTGTCCTTACTTCCACAACTAACTCTTCACAGTCTATGCCTTCTTCAAGCACAGCAACGGCAGATGAGTATGACAACAATCCTTATTTTCTTCCAGCAAATGAAAATCCAAGCTTTGTTCTCACTTCGCAACCTTTGACTGGCCCTAAAAACTACATGAGTGGGACTAGATTAGTGTTTTTGGCTTTAAGTTCtagaaacaaatttggtttcgTTAATGGTTCAATCACAAAACCAGATCCTAATTCTCCATTTTTCAATTCTTGGAGTCGTTGCAACACCACAATTCTTTCATGGCTGATCAATTCTGTCAACATGGAACTCAAAGCAAGTGTGATGTACATTAATAATGTAAGGGATCCATGGATTGAGCTTAAGGATAGGCTTTCACAGGGCAATACTCCAAGATTGTTTGAGCTTGAGAAGGAGATTTCTCATCTTTCACAAGGTTCACTCTCGATGAGTTCTTATTTCACCAAGTTCAAAACATTGTGGGATGAATTTTCCAATTATCAACCTTATACTGTTTTTAATTGTGCTTGTACTTGTGGATCCAAGTCTTCTCAATTGGATGCCCAACACAAGGAACATGTCTTTCGTTTCTTAATGGGGTTAAATGATAGCATGGAAATTCATTGGTCAAATCTTGTTCTTTGA
- the LOC142635375 gene encoding protein S40-2-like produces the protein MAKDLQELQESDVIFPDHHHNNNNNNNTCFDYQEMNHHNSRVSRNNNSKSYDFNKRMANSVPVNIPGGIFHRGDYNSFEDDEQEDEEMVPPHVITGRRVAGKMAFSVCTGNGRTLKGRDLSKVRNSILRMTGFLET, from the coding sequence ATGGCTAAAGATCTTCAAGAGCTTCAAGAATCCGATGTTATCTTCCCCGatcaccaccacaacaacaacaacaacaacaatacttGCTTTGATTATCAAGAAATGAATCATCACAACTCGCGCGTGTCACGTAACAACAACTCCAAGAGCTACGACTTCAATAAAAGAATGGCGAATTCGGTCCCGGTGAATATCCCGGGTGGCATATTCCACCGTGGGGATTACAATAGCTTTGAAGATGACGAACAAGAAGACGAAGAAATGGTGCCGCCCCATGTGATCACGGGGCGTCGAGTAGCCGGAAAAATGGCCTTCTCCGTTTGCACCGGCAACGGGAGGACACTCAAGGGAAGAGATTTAAGCAAAGTTCGGAATTCAATTCTTAGGATGACTGGGTTTTTGGAAACATGA